The Pleomorphomonas sp. T1.2MG-36 DNA segment AGCGCCGGCAGTCCCATCATCGGCGGGTATTGGTTGGGACCGGCAAGGAAAGCCTCGGCGGCGACGCGGCGCACCTCCTCCGGACCGTCGACGTCGGGAAAGCCCTGGCCGAGATTGATGGCGCCTGTGTCACGGGCAAGGCCGGACATGACTTCGAAGATGGTGGTGGGAAGGCCGGTGAAGATGGGATTGGTCGGTTTCATTGTCGATCGATCGTTGCAAAACCCGCCGACCCTAGTGGACCGCCAGCGCCCCCACAAGCCGTTTGCGGCCGCGACGTCCTCCCCGCGCGCATAGCTCGATGTCACGGATCGAGGCCATCGCCTCTGGCGCGATGGGGATCATCCAGCTAAGCTCGTCACATCTCACGGGGTGCCCCATTCGGGGCTGAGAGGAGTTTCTCCAACCCGACGAACCTGATCCGGGTCATGCCGGCGGAGGGATAGAGCCATGCAGACAGTCGCCTGACGCGTTCCGCCGCCCGCAATTCCAACGACGGCCGAACGACCATGATTCTCGACGAACGCACCTACACCATCGCGCCGGCGCATGTCGGCACCTATCTCGACCTCTATGTCCGCGAGGGCATGGCGATCCAGACCGGCCACCTCGGCAAGCTGATCGGCTGGTTCACCCAGGACATCGGCACGGTCAACGACGTCGTCCACATCTGGCAGTACGACGACCTCGCCGATCGCGAGCGCCGCCGCGCCGCCATGGAGGCCGACCCCGCCTGGCAGGCCTTCCGCGCCAAGGCGGCCCCCTACGTGCAGACGATGAAGAGCCGCATTCTCAAACCGACGTGGTTTTCGCCGCTTGGCGGCGCCGGACTGCGACCATGACGACCATCGCCGCGCAACTTCACCAGGCGATCGACCGCCTGCTCGCAGGTCTGCTTTCAGTCATTCTTGCGGTCCTGCTGGTGCTGGTGTTCGGCGCCACGCTGCTGCGCTACGTCTTCTCGACCGGCTTTGTCGCCACGGAGGATCTCGGCATTCTCCTGCACACGGCGCTGGTCTTTCTCGGGCTGCCACTCTGTGCCAGCGGATCGCTCGCCATGCGCATCGATGTGGTGACGCGCCACCTCGGTCCCACGGGACGGAATTTGGCCGATGGCGCCTCCGACGCCGTCACGCTCGCCGCGAGCCTCGTCCTGATGCACGGTGCCGGCAAGGTGGCAGTGCTGATCGGCGGCACCTCCCCCACGCTAGGCATAGCCGAGAGCTGGCGATTCTGGCCGGTGGCGATCGGCGGCGCACTGGCAGCGGCACACCTGATTCTCGGCTCCCTATCCCAGGGGCGGACATGGTTGTTCATCCTTGCCGTTG contains these protein-coding regions:
- a CDS encoding NIPSNAP family protein, with the translated sequence MILDERTYTIAPAHVGTYLDLYVREGMAIQTGHLGKLIGWFTQDIGTVNDVVHIWQYDDLADRERRRAAMEADPAWQAFRAKAAPYVQTMKSRILKPTWFSPLGGAGLRP